Within the Candidatus Woesearchaeota archaeon genome, the region TGTTAACGAAGAAACTCTCAAACTCCTCGAATCAAAAAAATCAAACCGTGAAAACGTGTACCACCTTCATCCTCCAAGAGGGGGCTTTGAAAGAGGGGGTATTAAGAAAGCATACTCTGCAGGGGGCGCTCTTGGCGATAGAGGAGAAGATATTAACAAGCTTATTCAAAGGATGATCTCATGACTACGCATAAACGAAAAAAGGTTGTACGCTACCGCGCATCAAAAACTCATGGAGGCGGATCTATGAAGAAACGCCGAGGAGCAGGTCACAGAGGCGGCAGGGGAAATGCAGGTTCAGGAAAAAGAGCAGACACGAAAAAACCCAGTTTTGTGGGGAGAAGATTTGGTAAATACGGTTTCAATCCTCGAAAAAACGAGATTTCTGCGATGAATCTAAGACACCTTGAAGACAGCGTGGAAACTCTTGTTGCTAAGGGAGTGTTCACAAAGTCGGGAGACACGTATGAGTGCGATCTTTCAAAAATCGGCGTGAATAAACTGCTTGGCACGGGAAAAGTAACCAAGAAGTTGAACATCGTTGTTGAACGT harbors:
- the rpl30p gene encoding 50S ribosomal protein L30 (L30 binds domain II of the 23S rRNA and the 5S rRNA; similar to eukaryotic protein L7); this encodes MKIAAIRIRGLVKVNKEIKDTLTMLKLHKKHTCVVLEANDSVLGMLKKAKDYITFGPVNEETLKLLESKKSNRENVYHLHPPRGGFERGGIKKAYSAGGALGDRGEDINKLIQRMIS
- a CDS encoding 50S ribosomal protein L15, yielding MTTHKRKKVVRYRASKTHGGGSMKKRRGAGHRGGRGNAGSGKRADTKKPSFVGRRFGKYGFNPRKNEISAMNLRHLEDSVETLVAKGVFTKSGDTYECDLSKIGVNKLLGTGKVTKKLNIVVERASSSATEKIEAAGGKVISTTTAHSQEAVQDQAEQAVSAE